Proteins encoded within one genomic window of Odocoileus virginianus isolate 20LAN1187 ecotype Illinois unplaced genomic scaffold, Ovbor_1.2 Unplaced_Contig_6, whole genome shotgun sequence:
- the SLC25A6 gene encoding ADP/ATP translocase 3: protein MTEQAISFAKDFLAGGIAAAISKTAVAPIERVKLLLQVQHASKQIAADKQYKGIVDCIVRIPKEQGVLSFWRGNLANVIRYFPTQALNFAFKDKYKQIFLGGVDKHTQFWRYFAGNLASGGAAGATSLCFVYPLDFARTRLAADVGKSGSEREFKGLGDCLVKITKSDGIRGLYQGFNVSVQGIIIYRAAYFGIYDTAKGMLPDPKNTHIVVSWMIAQTVTAVAGVVSYPFDTVRRRMMMQSGRKGADIMYKGTVDCWRKILKDEGGKAFFKGAWSNVLRGMGGAFVLVLYDELKKVI, encoded by the exons ATGACGGAACAGGCCATCTCCTTCGCCAAGGACTTCCTGGCCGGGGGCATCGCCGCCGCCATCTCCAAGACGGCCGTGGCCCCCATCGAGCGCGTCAAGCTGCTGCTGCAG gTGCAGCACGCCAGCAAGCAGATCGCGGCCGACAAGCAGTACAAGGGCATCGTGGACTGCATCGTGCGTATCCCCAAGGAGCAGGGCGTGTTATCCTTCTGGCGGGGCAACCTGGCCAACGTCATCCGCTACTTCCCCACGCAAGCCCTCAACTTCGCCTTCAAGGACAAGTACAAGCAGATCTTCCTGGGGGGCGTGGACAAGCACACCCAGTTCTGGAGGTACTTCGCCGGCAACCTGGCCTCGGGCGGGGCGGCCGGTGCCACCTCCCTGTGCTTCGTCTACCCGCTGGATTTCGCCCGGACCCGCCTGGCGGCCGACGTGGGCAAGTCAGGCAGTGAGCGCGAGTTCAAGGGCCTGGGAGACTGTCTGGTGAAGATCACCAAGTCCGACGGCATCCGCGGGCTGTACCAGGGCTTCAACGTGTCCGTGCAGGGCATCATCATCTACCGCGCAGCCTACTTCGGCATCTATGACACCGCCAAGG GCATGCTCCCCGACCCCAAGAACACGCACATCGTGGTGAGCTGGATGATCGCGCAGACGGTGACGGCCGTGGCGGGTGTGGTCTCCTACCCCTTCGACACGGTGCGGCGGCGCATGATGATGCAGTCGGGGCGCAAAGGAG CCGACATCATGTACAAGGGCACGGTTGATTGCTGGCGGAAGATCCTCAAGGACGAGGGCGGCAAGGCCTTCTTCAAGGGCGCCTGGTCCAACGTGCTGCGCGGCATGGGCGGCGCCTTCGTTCTGGTCCTCTACGACGAGCTCAAGAAGGTCATCTAG
- the IL3RA gene encoding interleukin-3 receptor subunit alpha — MALLWLAVLLTLICHSTTTDHAISDPDPPITNLRIDPQRKRLVWDQHGNVSEIGCYVNSKLLAKANGKLYCSLGDLSCEVKNYTVKVMNGQPFSAWIQYPKQGNPWAAADNLTCRVHDVDQLSCSWAVGKEAPENVQYYFYLKHSLETWPCPKYMQNQQGVNVQCHFDSISLQTQPQRSQALFRFLVNGTSGGSKIPCRETLHRLQEIEILAAPNITKTWCSENYSFMEWEVRSLFTEDLKYELEIQKGTDLAYREETELETLRLRNPGPYTVKVRAMDSLFFRSRPQGQWSAPQHLDCDRKDASFPLWLVYLLAPLGALLLVGLLFLCRRWPVMRKLFPRVPHVKDPIGDSFQNERMMAWDPEPESQEECPVAQVQVLGET, encoded by the exons ATGGCCCTCCTCTGGCTGGCCGTGCTCCTGACACTCATCTGCCACTCAACGACCACGGACCACG CCATCTCTGATCCAGACCCACCGATTACGAACTTAAGGATAGATCCACAAAGGAAAAGATTGGTCTGGGACCAGCATGGGAATGTTTCCGAAATTGGGTGTTACGTCAATTCAAAACTTTTAGCAAAG GCAAACGGGAAGCTCTATTGCAGTCTCGGTGACTTGTCATGTGAAGTAAAAAACTACACTGTGAAGGTTATGAATGGTCAACCATTCTCTGCTTGGATTCAGTATCCAAAGCAAG GCAACCCCTGGGCGGCCGCGGACAACCTGACCTGCCGGGTGCACGACGTGGATCAGCTCAGCTGCAGCTGGGCGGTAGGCAAGGAGGCCCCGGAGAACGTGCAATACTATTTCTACTTGAAGCATTCCTT GGAGACGTGGCCGTGTCCCAAATACATGCAGAACCAGCAGGGCGTCAACGTCCAGTGCCATTTTGACAGCATCTCCCTTCAAACTCAACCTCAGCGGAGCCAAGCTCTGTTCCGTTTCCTGGTGAACGGTACCAGCGGTGGTTCCAAAATCCCCTGCCGCGAAACGCTTCATAGATTACAAGAAATTG AAATATTAGCTGCCCCAAACATCACAAAAACATGGTGTTCCGAAAACTACTCATTCATGGAATGGGAAGTAAGGAGTCTCTTTACTGAAGACCTTAAGTATGAACTTGAGATACAGAAG GGCACGGACCTCGCCTACAGAGAGGAG ACGGAGCTCGAGACCTTGAGGCTGAGGAACCCGGGACCCTACACGGTGAAGGTCAGGGCCATGGACTCTCTGTTCTTCAGGAGCAGACCCCAGGGCCAGTGGAGCGCCCCGCAGCACCTCG ACTGTGACCGCAAGGACGCGTCCTTCCCGCTCTGGCTGGTGTACCTGCTGGCCCCGCTTGGGGCGCTGCTCCTGGTGGGGCTCCTGTTTCTCTGTCGCAG GTGGCCGGTGATGCGGAAGCTGTTCCCGCGTGTCCCTCACGTGAAAGACCCCATCGGCgacagctttcagaatgagaGGATG ATGGCCTGGGACCCGGAGCCGGAGAGCCAGGAAGAGTGTCCCGTGGCCCAGGTGCAGGTGTTGGGGGAAACATGA